One window of the Zea mays cultivar B73 chromosome 3, Zm-B73-REFERENCE-NAM-5.0, whole genome shotgun sequence genome contains the following:
- the LOC100304329 gene encoding putrescine hydroxycinnamoyltransferase 1 isoform X1 produces the protein MTCLDICSGVIYKSSLNSLSLSVAGAVESLNSVRDRVEIRMANVMDSEVVQVVESSFVVPSEPTPSEGLWLSPLDLILANRGHTPTVYLYSSSSNAVAAADGFFDVARLKEAMAKTLVAFYPLAGRLGVNNDGRAEITCTGEGALFVVAHADLTVGDIEDDFRPSPELRRLFVPRIEPASVVLAIQVTFLKSGGVVLGTALHHAAIDASSAFHFFQTWSALCKHGDRATVELPCHDRTLLRARSPPTVHPDALSRFHPKLTFSDPSGPLAFQVFAISKDQVTSLKRLCGGTSTFCAIGALVWQCALVARRLPPDSEARLTFPANVRRRVRPSLPIRYFGNALVRLGATAAVRDIASEVLASVAGRIKDAVDRVDDELVRSAVDYYEMTEMDSRPVKGTLAETDLQIISWLGMPMYDADFGWGKPAVMSRAESVRGGFVYLMSDGPTDGGGGVRVLMCMEAANMKELERLLYAKL, from the exons ATGACATGCCTAGATATCTGTTCGGGTGTGATATATAAATCCAGTCTAAACTCTTTGTCCCTTTCAGTTGCAGGTGCAGTAGAAAGTTTGAACTCTGTGCGTGATCGAGTAGAAATTAGAATGGCGAATGTCATGGATTCTGAGGTAGTGCAGGTGGTAGAGTCGTCGTTTGTAGTGCCGAGCGAGCCGACACCGTCGGAGGGGCTCTGGCTCTCTCCGCTGGACCTCATTCTGGCCAACAGAGGCCACACCCCAACAGTCTACCTGTACAGCTCCAGCAGCAATGCTGTTGCCGCCGCCGATGGTTTCTTCGACGTGGCCAGGCTCAAGGAGGCTATGGCCAAGACCTTGGTGGCCTTCTACCCCCTCGCTGGCCGCCTCGGCGTCAACAACGATGGAAGGGCAGAGATCACCTGCACCGGCGAGGGCGCGCTCTTTGTGGTCGCTCATGCCGACCTCACTGTCGGTGacatcgaggacgacttcaggcCGTCGCCGGAGCTGAGGAGGCTCTTTGTTCCACGGATTGAGCCAGCATCCGTCGTGTTGGCCATACAG GTGACTTTCCTCAAGTCGGGAGGTGTGGTGCTTGGGACGGCTCTCCACCACGCCGCCATCGACGCCTCAAGCGCGTTCCACTTCTTCCAGACGTGGTCAGCCTTGTGCAAGCACGGCGACCGCGCGACAGTGGAGCTCCCGTGCCACGACCGCACGCTCCTCCGTGCACGGTCCCCGCCTACCGTCCACCCGGACGCCCTGTCGAGGTTCCACCCAAAGCTCACTTTCTCCGACCCGTCAGGACCTCTCGCCTTTCAAGTCTTCGCCATTTCCAAGGACCAGGTCACCTCCCTGAAGCGCCTCTGTGGCGGCACGAGCACCTTCTGCGCCATCGGCGCCCTCGTGTGGCAGTGCGCGCTCGTTGCGCGCCGGCTTCCGCCCGACTCCGAAGCACGCCTCACCTTCCCGGCCAACGTCCGGCGCAGGGTGAGGCCGTCTCTCCCGATCCGCTACTTCGGCAACGCGTTGGTCAGGCTGGGCGCCACTGCTGCGGTTCGGGATATTGCTTCGGAGGTTCTGGCGTCCGTGGCCGGCCGCATCAAAGATGCCGTCGATCGGGTGGACGACGAGCTCGTGCGGTCTGCGGTCGACTACTATGAGATGACCGAGATGGACAGCCGGCCAGTGAAGGGCACCTTGGCAGAGACGGACCTGCAGATTATTAGCTGGCTGGGCATGCCAATGTACGACGCGGATTTCGGATGGGGGAAGCCAGCGGTGATGTCGCGGGCGGAGTCCGTCCGTGGAGGCTTTGTGTACCTAATGAGCGACGGGCCAACAGACGGCGGCGGCGGTGTCCGCGTGCTCATGTGCATGGAAGCTGCAAATATGAAGGAGCTGGAGCGGCTGCTTTACGCAAAACTCTAG
- the LOC100304329 gene encoding Putrescine hydroxycinnamoyltransferase 1 yields the protein MANVMDSEVVQVVESSFVVPSEPTPSEGLWLSPLDLILANRGHTPTVYLYSSSSNAVAAADGFFDVARLKEAMAKTLVAFYPLAGRLGVNNDGRAEITCTGEGALFVVAHADLTVGDIEDDFRPSPELRRLFVPRIEPASVVLAIQVTFLKSGGVVLGTALHHAAIDASSAFHFFQTWSALCKHGDRATVELPCHDRTLLRARSPPTVHPDALSRFHPKLTFSDPSGPLAFQVFAISKDQVTSLKRLCGGTSTFCAIGALVWQCALVARRLPPDSEARLTFPANVRRRVRPSLPIRYFGNALVRLGATAAVRDIASEVLASVAGRIKDAVDRVDDELVRSAVDYYEMTEMDSRPVKGTLAETDLQIISWLGMPMYDADFGWGKPAVMSRAESVRGGFVYLMSDGPTDGGGGVRVLMCMEAANMKELERLLYAKL from the exons ATGGCGAATGTCATGGATTCTGAGGTAGTGCAGGTGGTAGAGTCGTCGTTTGTAGTGCCGAGCGAGCCGACACCGTCGGAGGGGCTCTGGCTCTCTCCGCTGGACCTCATTCTGGCCAACAGAGGCCACACCCCAACAGTCTACCTGTACAGCTCCAGCAGCAATGCTGTTGCCGCCGCCGATGGTTTCTTCGACGTGGCCAGGCTCAAGGAGGCTATGGCCAAGACCTTGGTGGCCTTCTACCCCCTCGCTGGCCGCCTCGGCGTCAACAACGATGGAAGGGCAGAGATCACCTGCACCGGCGAGGGCGCGCTCTTTGTGGTCGCTCATGCCGACCTCACTGTCGGTGacatcgaggacgacttcaggcCGTCGCCGGAGCTGAGGAGGCTCTTTGTTCCACGGATTGAGCCAGCATCCGTCGTGTTGGCCATACAG GTGACTTTCCTCAAGTCGGGAGGTGTGGTGCTTGGGACGGCTCTCCACCACGCCGCCATCGACGCCTCAAGCGCGTTCCACTTCTTCCAGACGTGGTCAGCCTTGTGCAAGCACGGCGACCGCGCGACAGTGGAGCTCCCGTGCCACGACCGCACGCTCCTCCGTGCACGGTCCCCGCCTACCGTCCACCCGGACGCCCTGTCGAGGTTCCACCCAAAGCTCACTTTCTCCGACCCGTCAGGACCTCTCGCCTTTCAAGTCTTCGCCATTTCCAAGGACCAGGTCACCTCCCTGAAGCGCCTCTGTGGCGGCACGAGCACCTTCTGCGCCATCGGCGCCCTCGTGTGGCAGTGCGCGCTCGTTGCGCGCCGGCTTCCGCCCGACTCCGAAGCACGCCTCACCTTCCCGGCCAACGTCCGGCGCAGGGTGAGGCCGTCTCTCCCGATCCGCTACTTCGGCAACGCGTTGGTCAGGCTGGGCGCCACTGCTGCGGTTCGGGATATTGCTTCGGAGGTTCTGGCGTCCGTGGCCGGCCGCATCAAAGATGCCGTCGATCGGGTGGACGACGAGCTCGTGCGGTCTGCGGTCGACTACTATGAGATGACCGAGATGGACAGCCGGCCAGTGAAGGGCACCTTGGCAGAGACGGACCTGCAGATTATTAGCTGGCTGGGCATGCCAATGTACGACGCGGATTTCGGATGGGGGAAGCCAGCGGTGATGTCGCGGGCGGAGTCCGTCCGTGGAGGCTTTGTGTACCTAATGAGCGACGGGCCAACAGACGGCGGCGGCGGTGTCCGCGTGCTCATGTGCATGGAAGCTGCAAATATGAAGGAGCTGGAGCGGCTGCTTTACGCAAAACTCTAG